A window of the Actinomycetota bacterium genome harbors these coding sequences:
- the hisB gene encoding imidazoleglycerol-phosphate dehydratase HisB: MTTARVREATVERTTRETSVKVVLRVDGTGTTSAETGLPFFDHMLRQLGTHAGFDLDVTASGDLEVDAHHTVEDVGIAVGQALAEALGDKAGIRRFGSVSVPLDEALVEVALDLSGRPFVVHEVPVPAELIGTYDPGLTEDFVRAFATAAGITLHARLVSGRSPHHIVEAEFKALARALGDACRVSGGEGQGPPSTKGVLA; the protein is encoded by the coding sequence GTGACCACGGCCCGGGTCCGGGAGGCCACGGTGGAACGGACCACGCGGGAGACCAGCGTGAAGGTGGTCCTGCGCGTGGACGGCACCGGGACGACGAGCGCCGAGACGGGCTTGCCGTTCTTCGACCACATGCTCCGGCAGCTGGGGACGCATGCGGGATTCGACCTCGACGTGACGGCCTCCGGGGACCTGGAGGTCGACGCGCACCACACCGTGGAGGACGTGGGGATCGCGGTGGGGCAGGCGCTGGCCGAGGCGCTGGGGGACAAGGCCGGAATTCGCCGGTTCGGGTCGGTGTCGGTCCCGCTGGACGAGGCGCTGGTGGAAGTGGCGCTGGACCTGTCGGGGCGTCCGTTCGTGGTCCACGAGGTCCCGGTTCCGGCGGAGCTGATCGGGACCTACGACCCCGGGCTGACGGAGGACTTCGTGCGGGCCTTCGCCACCGCTGCGGGGATCACGTTGCACGCCCGCCTGGTCAGCGGCCGGAGCCCCCACCACATCGTGGAGGCCGAGTTCAAGGCCCTGGCCCGGGCGCTGGGTGATGCCTGTCGGGTGAGCGGCGGCGAGGGCCAGGGGCCGCCTTCCACGAAGGGCGTCCTGGCGTGA
- the hisC gene encoding histidinol-phosphate transaminase, with protein MPEPRPGLRTVEVYEPPQPQVPVRLNTNECPYPLPPAFVEELAAFLRDAQLHRYPDREVRGLRGHLADRLGVGSEGLWVASGSNEILQQVLLAYGGPGRRALVFEPTYHMYARLAWITHTEVERVPVEAPFVLGPDAVRRAADAAAEVTFVCSPNNPTGNAQPLEVVEELARAVPGLVVVDEAYVEFGGKSAIGLVDSCPNVLVVRTFSKAFALAGARLGYCLAQPAVVEDLRRVRLPYHVSALTQAAGLAALRHAEEAMAILDAVRRQRDRILEELAGLEGVEVFPSDANFVLFRPARAAAEVWESLVERGVLVRDVSDQVLGCLRVTAGTPEEVDQFLWALKGTL; from the coding sequence GTGCCCGAGCCGCGGCCCGGGCTCCGAACCGTGGAGGTGTACGAGCCTCCGCAGCCCCAGGTGCCCGTGCGCCTGAACACGAACGAGTGCCCGTACCCACTGCCGCCCGCGTTCGTGGAGGAACTGGCGGCGTTCCTGCGGGACGCCCAGCTCCACCGCTACCCCGACCGGGAGGTCCGGGGACTGCGAGGCCATCTGGCGGACCGGCTCGGGGTGGGGTCCGAGGGCCTGTGGGTGGCCAGCGGCTCGAACGAGATCCTCCAGCAGGTCCTGCTGGCGTACGGCGGTCCGGGCCGGCGGGCCCTGGTGTTCGAGCCCACGTACCACATGTACGCGCGGCTGGCCTGGATCACGCACACCGAGGTCGAGCGCGTCCCGGTGGAGGCGCCCTTCGTCCTGGGTCCGGACGCCGTGCGGCGGGCCGCCGACGCGGCCGCGGAGGTCACCTTCGTGTGCTCGCCAAACAACCCGACCGGGAACGCCCAGCCGCTGGAGGTCGTCGAGGAGCTGGCCCGGGCCGTGCCGGGGCTGGTGGTGGTGGACGAGGCGTACGTGGAGTTCGGCGGCAAGTCCGCGATCGGCCTGGTGGACTCCTGCCCGAACGTCCTGGTCGTCCGGACGTTCTCGAAGGCGTTCGCGCTGGCCGGGGCCCGGCTCGGGTACTGCCTCGCGCAGCCCGCGGTGGTGGAGGATCTCCGGCGGGTCCGCCTTCCGTACCACGTCTCCGCCCTCACTCAGGCCGCGGGACTGGCCGCGCTCCGCCACGCCGAGGAGGCGATGGCCATCCTGGACGCAGTGCGGCGCCAGCGGGACCGCATCCTGGAAGAGCTCGCCGGGCTGGAAGGTGTGGAGGTGTTCCCCTCGGACGCCAACTTCGTGCTGTTCCGGCCGGCCAGGGCGGCCGCCGAGGTGTGGGAGAGCCTGGTGGAACGCGGTGTGCTGGTCCGCGACGTGTCCGACCAGGTGCTGGGGTGCCTGCGGGTGACGGCGGGGACCCCCGAGGAGGTCGACCAGTTCCTGTGGGCGCTGAAGGGGACCCTGTGA
- the pheA gene encoding prephenate dehydratase, with amino-acid sequence MRSRVAYQGDPGAFSEEAARVLFPDGEAVPHRTLREAFGAVTSGLAHYGVVPVENSQAGSINETYDLLASGGAWIVGEVVVNVAHALLALPGTRLEEVRVVSSHPQALAQCQEFLAGLDAEVVAVFDTAGAARRIADQGRTGEAAVASERAAGLYGLEVLASGIQTDPGNRTRFAAIATDHQALGKPDKTSLTFATPDVPGALVQCLRQFADRGLNLSKLESRPLGGGEAWRYRFFLDVEAGLEDPALQAALADLERDAAVVRVLGSYPRWKP; translated from the coding sequence ATGCGCTCGCGTGTTGCGTACCAGGGCGATCCCGGCGCGTTCTCCGAGGAGGCTGCCCGCGTGCTGTTCCCGGACGGGGAGGCCGTGCCGCACCGGACCCTTCGGGAGGCGTTCGGCGCGGTCACGTCGGGGCTGGCCCACTATGGCGTGGTGCCCGTGGAGAACTCGCAAGCGGGGTCGATCAACGAGACCTACGACCTGCTGGCCTCGGGCGGTGCCTGGATCGTGGGCGAGGTGGTGGTGAACGTGGCCCATGCGCTGCTGGCGCTGCCCGGGACCCGGCTGGAGGAGGTCCGGGTCGTCTCGTCCCATCCCCAGGCTCTGGCCCAGTGCCAGGAGTTCCTGGCCGGGCTGGACGCCGAGGTCGTCGCGGTGTTCGACACCGCCGGCGCGGCCCGGCGGATCGCCGACCAGGGCCGGACCGGCGAGGCCGCGGTGGCGTCCGAGCGGGCCGCCGGACTGTACGGCCTGGAGGTCCTGGCCAGCGGGATCCAGACCGATCCGGGGAACCGCACCCGGTTCGCCGCCATCGCCACGGACCACCAGGCCCTGGGCAAACCCGACAAGACCTCGCTGACCTTCGCCACGCCCGACGTCCCGGGCGCGCTGGTTCAGTGCCTCCGCCAGTTCGCCGATCGCGGCCTCAACCTGTCCAAGCTCGAGTCCCGGCCACTGGGCGGCGGCGAGGCCTGGCGGTACCGGTTCTTCCTGGACGTGGAGGCCGGCCTGGAGGACCCCGCGCTGCAGGCAGCGCTGGCGGACCTGGAGCGAGACGCGGCGGTCGTGCGGGTGCTGGGCTCGTATCCTCGCTGGAAGCCATGA
- a CDS encoding anthranilate synthase component I family protein: MAALRTDTGLRIQPDAETFDRLAARWPLVPVWAELLADVSTPVGVFSALANGRPGALLESVERSERWGRYSFVAGDPATIVTVDGSGLRLEHVARSLPVQQPAPGTPAIPALRAVAEALRAPRLEGLPPLTGGLVGYLAYEAALLLDGHPHPGQAPVPPMRFLVADRAAVFDHWRQRLFLVAHVPGSAGREEGVRALEEMALRIHANGTLFPEPAGAEGTPPHATVSVDEAAFRASVGRAREHILAGDIFQAVLSRRLSVPAPDGGLPIYRRLRVVNPAPYMFFLRMPGPLELAGSSPEPLVRVEGRRVTTRPIAGTRPRGRDAEEDHRLEEELLADPKERAEHAMLVDLARNDLGRVCTAGSVRVTELMSVERFSRVMHIVSTVEGELPDGAGPLDALAAAFPAGTVTGAPKHRAMEIIAEEEPVARGPYAGAVGYLTFAGDLDFCITIRTAVVSDGRAHVQAGAGVVADSDPERELRETEAKASALLQAVGGWGR; the protein is encoded by the coding sequence ATGGCAGCGCTCAGGACCGACACCGGACTGCGGATCCAGCCCGACGCCGAGACCTTCGACCGGCTCGCGGCGCGCTGGCCCCTGGTGCCCGTGTGGGCGGAGCTGCTGGCCGACGTGTCGACCCCCGTCGGCGTGTTCTCCGCGCTAGCGAACGGGCGGCCCGGCGCCCTGCTCGAGAGCGTGGAGCGGTCGGAGCGGTGGGGGAGGTACTCGTTCGTGGCCGGCGACCCCGCGACGATCGTCACCGTGGACGGCAGCGGGCTCCGCCTGGAACACGTCGCCAGGAGCCTGCCCGTCCAGCAGCCGGCGCCGGGAACTCCCGCGATCCCGGCCCTGCGAGCGGTGGCCGAGGCCCTCCGGGCCCCCCGGCTGGAGGGGCTCCCGCCGCTGACCGGCGGACTGGTCGGCTACCTCGCCTACGAGGCGGCGCTCCTCCTGGACGGCCATCCCCACCCGGGCCAGGCGCCGGTCCCGCCCATGCGCTTCCTGGTGGCGGACCGGGCGGCCGTGTTCGACCACTGGCGGCAGCGGCTGTTCCTGGTGGCCCACGTGCCCGGGTCCGCGGGGCGCGAGGAGGGCGTTCGGGCCCTGGAGGAGATGGCTCTCCGCATCCACGCGAACGGGACGCTCTTCCCCGAGCCGGCCGGCGCCGAGGGGACTCCCCCGCACGCCACGGTGAGCGTCGACGAGGCCGCCTTCCGCGCCAGCGTGGGAAGGGCCCGGGAGCACATCCTGGCCGGCGACATCTTCCAGGCCGTGCTGTCGCGACGGCTCTCCGTCCCCGCGCCGGACGGAGGCCTGCCGATCTACCGCCGGTTGCGCGTGGTGAACCCCGCGCCCTACATGTTCTTTCTGCGCATGCCGGGCCCTCTCGAGCTGGCGGGCTCGTCGCCCGAGCCGCTGGTGCGGGTGGAGGGACGCCGCGTGACCACCCGGCCCATCGCGGGGACACGGCCCCGGGGCCGGGACGCCGAGGAGGACCACCGGCTGGAGGAGGAGCTCCTGGCCGATCCCAAGGAACGCGCCGAGCACGCCATGCTGGTGGACCTGGCCCGCAACGACCTGGGCCGAGTGTGCACCGCCGGGTCGGTCCGGGTGACCGAGCTGATGTCGGTGGAACGGTTCTCTCGGGTCATGCACATCGTGAGCACGGTGGAGGGCGAGCTTCCCGACGGGGCCGGCCCGCTCGACGCCCTGGCCGCCGCGTTCCCCGCCGGAACGGTGACCGGGGCGCCCAAGCACCGGGCCATGGAGATCATCGCCGAGGAGGAACCGGTGGCCCGGGGACCCTACGCCGGCGCGGTCGGGTACCTCACCTTCGCCGGCGACCTGGATTTCTGCATCACCATCCGGACCGCGGTGGTCTCGGACGGGCGGGCCCACGTCCAGGCTGGAGCCGGGGTGGTGGCCGACTCCGACCCCGAGCGCGAGCTCCGGGAGACCGAGGCCAAGGCGTCGGCGCTGCTCCAGGCGGTCGGGGGGTGGGGCCGATGA
- a CDS encoding aminodeoxychorismate/anthranilate synthase component II, whose amino-acid sequence MILVVDHYDSFVYNLVQLIEGFGHGTEVVRSDAEPVEALAARRPDAVILSPGPGRPEDAGCFVELIAALDPETPLLGVCLGHQAIGAAFGATVNRAPEPVHGKASAVHHTGQGIFEGLPQPFQAGRYHSLVVDREALPPELEITAQTDDGLVMALKHRDLPRYGVQFHPESILTPDGPKLVENFLMLALA is encoded by the coding sequence ATGATCCTGGTGGTCGACCACTACGACTCGTTCGTCTACAACCTGGTCCAGCTGATCGAGGGGTTCGGCCATGGCACCGAGGTGGTGCGCTCCGACGCCGAACCGGTGGAGGCGCTCGCCGCACGGCGACCCGACGCGGTGATCCTGTCGCCGGGCCCCGGCAGGCCCGAGGACGCCGGCTGCTTCGTGGAGCTGATCGCGGCGCTCGACCCGGAGACGCCGCTGCTCGGCGTGTGCCTGGGCCACCAGGCCATCGGCGCCGCGTTCGGCGCCACGGTGAACCGGGCCCCCGAACCCGTCCACGGAAAGGCCTCCGCCGTGCACCACACCGGCCAGGGAATCTTCGAAGGGCTCCCCCAGCCCTTCCAGGCCGGCCGCTACCACTCGCTGGTGGTCGACCGTGAGGCCCTTCCGCCCGAGCTCGAGATCACGGCCCAAACGGACGACGGCCTGGTCATGGCCCTGAAGCACCGGGACCTTCCCCGCTACGGCGTCCAGTTCCACCCTGAGTCGATCCTGACCCCCGACGGCCCCAAGCTCGTGGAGAACTTCCTGATGCTGGCCCTCGCATGA
- a CDS encoding type II toxin-antitoxin system prevent-host-death family antitoxin, with the protein MTRKLTATEAKAKILAVLDEVAAGEEVEITKHGRTVARLVPATGSHALKGALAGIAMTVGTEEDLFATGVAWNLP; encoded by the coding sequence ATGACCAGAAAGCTGACCGCTACCGAGGCCAAGGCGAAGATCCTCGCGGTGCTCGACGAGGTCGCCGCGGGCGAAGAGGTGGAGATCACCAAGCACGGGCGGACGGTGGCGCGCCTCGTGCCGGCGACCGGCTCGCATGCCCTGAAGGGCGCACTCGCCGGTATCGCCATGACCGTCGGCACGGAAGAGGATCTTTTCGCGACCGGAGTCGCCTGGAACCTCCCGTGA
- a CDS encoding PIN domain-containing protein → MTTVLLDTHVVHWWSAEPDRVSAAARKALGGADELAVSAISWFELAWLARHERIALTIPIRSWLEQLARQVRTVGLTPAIADTAVALPSSFPGDPADRLIYATAIEHGWRLVTKDGALRTYRHPRPVAVW, encoded by the coding sequence GTGACAACGGTCCTGCTCGACACCCACGTCGTCCACTGGTGGTCCGCCGAGCCGGATCGCGTGAGCGCAGCCGCCCGCAAGGCTCTGGGAGGTGCGGATGAGCTGGCCGTGTCCGCCATCTCGTGGTTCGAGCTGGCCTGGCTTGCCAGGCACGAGCGAATCGCCCTGACCATCCCCATCCGTTCATGGCTCGAGCAGCTGGCCCGCCAGGTCCGGACGGTCGGGCTGACCCCGGCGATCGCGGACACGGCGGTGGCCCTTCCGTCGTCGTTCCCTGGCGACCCGGCGGACCGCCTGATCTACGCGACCGCGATCGAGCACGGTTGGCGATTGGTCACGAAGGACGGAGCGTTGCGTACCTACCGTCACCCGCGCCCAGTGGCGGTCTGGTAG
- a CDS encoding long-chain fatty acid--CoA ligase, with the protein MTDHRPWFASYPEGVPHTLEPYPEKSLFSAFEDTVQRFPDRPALAWFGKHLSYRELLREVERFSAALVGLGVKKGDRVGLILPNCPQYVIAYYATIRIGAVIVGNNPLYTQRELTHQLTDAGIEVAVVLDQLYSNVAAVRDQVGLREVVVCGLEDYMPFPKNILAPLLVFKKNAKKEGHPWPPVPAGAKVRWWKQLMRGAGSIPPVARVDAKNDAAGFIYTGGTTGLSKGAMLSHHNLVSNGLQATAWFPGLRPGQDSIMAVIPFFHSYGMTVAMNLAMQNGLKLVMLPRFELDLTLKEIQKEKPTLFPGVPRLYIAINEGKETPQYDLSSIRYCLSGAAPLPLAVAEKFEKITGSRVVEGYGLTETSPITHANPLEGKRKEGSIGLPVPDTDCKLVDLDDPTKEVDQGHEGELAISGPQVMLGYWNRAEDTAGMIREGTDGKRWLFTGDIAKVDDEGYFFIVDRKKDMILVSGFNVYPTDIEQVLYRHEKIEKVCVVGVPDKTTGEAVKAFVVLRQGQQATMEELIGWSRENLTGYRVPKQIEFRDALPETLVGKVLRRVLLEEERQKQAASS; encoded by the coding sequence ATGACCGACCACCGACCCTGGTTCGCCAGCTATCCCGAGGGCGTGCCCCATACGCTCGAGCCCTACCCCGAGAAGTCCTTGTTCTCGGCGTTCGAGGACACGGTTCAGAGGTTCCCGGACCGGCCGGCGCTGGCCTGGTTCGGCAAGCACCTGTCGTACCGCGAGCTGTTGCGAGAGGTGGAACGGTTCTCGGCCGCGCTGGTGGGGCTGGGGGTCAAGAAAGGGGACCGGGTCGGGCTGATCCTGCCGAACTGCCCCCAGTACGTCATCGCGTACTACGCCACCATCCGCATCGGCGCCGTGATCGTCGGCAATAACCCCCTGTACACCCAGCGCGAGCTGACCCATCAGCTGACCGATGCGGGCATCGAGGTCGCGGTGGTCCTCGACCAGCTGTACTCGAACGTCGCCGCCGTCCGCGACCAGGTGGGGCTCCGCGAGGTCGTGGTGTGCGGGCTCGAGGACTACATGCCGTTCCCCAAGAACATCCTGGCGCCGCTGCTGGTGTTCAAGAAGAACGCGAAGAAGGAGGGGCACCCCTGGCCTCCGGTCCCCGCGGGGGCCAAGGTCCGCTGGTGGAAGCAGCTGATGCGTGGCGCGGGGAGCATCCCGCCGGTTGCACGGGTGGACGCGAAGAACGACGCCGCGGGCTTCATCTACACGGGCGGGACCACCGGGCTCTCCAAGGGGGCCATGCTGTCGCACCACAACCTGGTCTCGAACGGGCTCCAGGCCACCGCGTGGTTCCCCGGTCTTCGTCCCGGCCAGGACTCGATCATGGCCGTGATCCCGTTCTTCCACTCCTACGGGATGACGGTGGCCATGAACCTGGCCATGCAGAACGGCCTCAAGCTGGTCATGCTGCCGCGGTTCGAGCTGGACCTCACGCTGAAGGAGATCCAGAAGGAGAAGCCCACGCTGTTCCCCGGCGTACCGCGGCTGTACATCGCCATCAACGAGGGCAAGGAGACCCCGCAGTACGACCTGTCCTCGATCCGGTACTGCCTGTCGGGCGCGGCTCCCCTGCCGCTGGCGGTGGCGGAGAAGTTCGAGAAGATCACCGGATCGCGCGTGGTGGAGGGGTACGGGCTCACCGAGACCTCCCCGATCACCCACGCGAACCCGTTGGAGGGCAAGCGAAAGGAAGGCTCCATCGGCCTGCCCGTTCCCGACACCGACTGCAAGCTGGTGGACCTGGACGACCCAACCAAGGAAGTCGATCAGGGCCACGAGGGCGAGCTGGCCATCTCGGGCCCGCAGGTGATGCTGGGGTACTGGAACCGCGCCGAGGACACCGCCGGCATGATCCGGGAAGGCACCGACGGGAAGCGCTGGCTGTTCACCGGGGACATCGCCAAGGTGGACGACGAGGGGTACTTCTTCATCGTGGACCGGAAGAAGGACATGATCCTGGTGTCCGGGTTCAACGTGTACCCCACCGACATCGAGCAGGTCCTGTACCGCCACGAGAAGATCGAGAAGGTCTGTGTGGTTGGGGTGCCGGACAAGACCACCGGCGAGGCGGTGAAGGCGTTCGTGGTGCTCCGCCAGGGCCAGCAAGCCACCATGGAGGAGCTCATCGGGTGGTCCCGGGAGAACCTCACCGGCTACCGGGTCCCCAAGCAGATCGAGTTCCGCGACGCGCTGCCGGAGACGCTGGTGGGCAAGGTGCTGCGCCGCGTGTTGCTGGAGGAGGAAAGGCAGAAGCAGGCCGCCTCGAGCTGA